A window of Nocardia arthritidis genomic DNA:
GGGGCGGCTGTACTACGTCGGCCGGGTCGGCACCGGATTCGACGATTCCGATATGCGGGATCTGGCCAAACAGCTGCGCAGGCTGGAACGCAAAACCAGCCCGTTCGACAACGACCTCACCAAGGAGGAGCGCGAGGCGGCCGTCTGGGTTTCGCCGAAAATCGTTGGCACCGTGCGATTCATGAACTGGACCGAGGCCGGTCGGCTCTGGCATCCGGCCTGGCTCGGCACGGTCGAATAGCGACTGTGACCGGTTTCGCTGGTGGCGAGCGGGATTGCGGCCCCATTCGCTCGGTAGGGTGCGTGCAGATTCGAGAACGAGGAGCGCGCAGTGGATTTCAAGAGCCTGGCGAACAAGGCGTTGGATCTGGCCCAGCAGAACGCCGACAAGCTGGATGTCGTCATCGAGAAGGCGGGCGATCTGGTCGACAAACAGACCGAGGGCAAGTTCGCCGACAAGATCGAGACCATCGAGGAGGCCGCCAAAAAGGCGCTGCGCGCTAAGGATTGAGCAGCGGCGTGATGGTGGCCGTATCGGTGACGATCGCATTGCCCTGGAATGCGAAATCGTCGTAGGCGCGGGCCATCGCGGCCGCGTCCCGGCCGTCGCAGGCATCGCGCACCACGATCGGGATGAAACCCAGATCCGTGGAGTGTGTGACGGTCGGCGCGATACCGATCTCCAGCGCGACACCGGCGATCGCGTACGCGCCGATACCGAGATCGCGCAGCGTCGAGGCCAGCGGGGTGCCCTCGAACGCCGACATCGAGGTCTTGTCGAAGACGATCTCGTCGCCGCGCGGCCGCAGCTCGGGAATCAGCTCGAAGCCCGGTGTATCGCGCAGCAGGATCGGCTTCAGATCGTCGACCGAGTCGGCCTGCTGCCACGACATCGCCATCCGCAGCGCGAATACGCCGCTGAGCCGGCGCGGCAGGAAGAAGTGCCGCAGGAAGATCACCGGATAGCCGCCGCGGCGCGCCGACTCGACCAGGTGGACGACGTTGTCGACCACCTGCTTGGTGTCCTCGAGCTGAGCCAGCACGCCGACCTGCATGTCGTAGACGATCACCGCGAGTCGGTGCGGTGCGCACACATCGGCGAGTTCCTCGGGAATTTCCAGTCCGTTGCCACGTCGCATGATGGGCTCGTCTCTCCTCGGCACCGATCACCGTCGGGCGGCGATTCGGTTGCGCAGCGGGCACTTTCGGAACACTCTAACTCTCGATTCCGCGGAAAATCGGCGACGCCGGGGGTTACCTTCGGATAGCCATTGCCTATCCATTCCGACCGGCAGTAATGTTATGGCCTCGAGGCCGGGGGCGGGCCTCATCGAACACTGGAGGCCCAGATGAGGCACAGTGCATTGATACGAGTTCTGGCCGTTGCGGCCTTGCTGGCGTTCGGTTCGATATCCCCGGCGCACGCGCTGCCATATCCGGATGACGATCCCTTCTACGCGGCGCCCGCCGATATCGGGTCTTATTCGAACGGCGCGATCGTGCAGGCCAGGCGGATCGCGATGTTCGGTCTGCCGCTGCCGGTTTCGGCGTGGCAGGTGAAGTACCGGAGCACCGACTCGTCCGAGCGGCCGGTGGCGGCGGTGACGACGGTGCTGGCGCCGCTGCTGCCCTGGTTCGGACCCGGCGCCCGGCCGCTGCTGTCATATCAGATCGCGGAGGACAGCCTGGGGACCAGGTGCGCCCCCTCGTACGGGCTCGGCGGCGGCTGGGATCTCGGCGGGATCAACACCTACATCGACACCCCGTTCATCGCGACGGCGCTCGGCCGCGGCTGGGCGGTGGTGACCAGCGACTACGAGGGTCCGCAGTCCCGGTTCCTGGACGGCGTCGATTCGGGTCGGTTGGTGCTCGACGGCATCAGGGCGGCCCGCGCACTCGCGCCCGATGGCGTGAACGACGCGAGTCCCATTGGGGCATGGGGATATTCGGGCGGCGCATTCGCTACGCTGTGGGCCGCGCAGCTGCAGCCGCGATACGCGCCGGATGTGCGGTTCGCCGGTATCACCTCAGGCGGTGTGCCCGCCGACTGGACGGCGATTGCCCGCGGCGTCGACGGCACCGCCCAGGCCGGGCTGGCCATGCTGGTACTCATCGCGACGGCCCGCAACGACACCGGCAACGGGGTGCTCGAGCTGCTCAACGATCGTGGCCGGGCACTGGTGTCGAACGAATCCGGCTCTTGCGGTGGGGATTTGGTTGCGAAGTATGTCAACGCGCACGCCGACGACTTCGCGCGGGCGCCGGGCCTGTTCGCGAACCCGGTTTTCAAGGCGGCCACCGATATTCAAGAACTCGGCGCGGTGGCCCCGCGGGCGCCGCTGTACCTGTACCACAGCAACAGCGATGACGTGATCCCGGTCGCCGGGTATACGGCGCTGGTGAACCGCTACTGCGCGGCGGGTGCGGATATCGCCTATAGGCACTCGCCGTTCCCGGGTCACAACCCGGCCGCCGTCGGCGAGGCCCCCGGTGCGTTCGGCTACCTGTCCGACCGGTTCGCCGGGATACCGGTCCCGGCAGGCTGTCGGGGCGATTGATCAGCTGGATGCAATAAAGAAAAGCCGAGGCGCGCAACGGGGCTCCGAGGCGCGCCTCGGAGCCGAGGAACACGGGCTGCGCATAAGGCAGCGGAGCGTGCGCTACGCACAGGGAAACAGAAAAGCCAAGGCGCGCAACGGGACTCCGGTGCACGCCGCGGCGCCGAAGAACATGGGCTGCGGATAAGGCAGCGGAGCGCGCTACGCGCAGGGAACAGAAAGCCGAGGCGCGCAACTGGACTCCGGTGCACGCCGCGGCGCCGAAGAACATGGGCTGCGGATAAGGCAGCGGAGCGCGCTACGCGCAGGGAACAGAAAGTCAAGGCGCGCACCGGAATCCGGTGCGCGCCGCGGCTTCAGCTGGTGTTGGGCCGGGTCATGGGCGACCCGGGGCGATTACTTGCGGTCGCTCGGTTCCGACCATTTCGTGGTGCCGGGCGGCGCGGCGAGGGTGCCGATCAGGTCGATGCCCGCGATCAGCAACGTCGGGCCGCCGACAATGACGGTGCCGATGATGCCGCCGACCGCGGCACCGGCGATCACGCTGGCGATCACGCCGGGGCCGGCGACGATGCCGGTGAGTCCGACGAGGGCGCCGATCGCGGTGCCGATGAAACCACCGATGGCGGTGGCGATGCCGAACTGCGAACTGAACGCGTTCATCGCGCGCTGGTTCTCGGCGTTCGAGGCGATCGGCGCCGCGGTGGCGGGCCGGGCCTGCGTGTAATCCTTGACTGCGGTGAGCTCGAGTACCCTGCCGTCATCCCGTACCGCGTGCGGTAGCGGGAATTCGAGCCCATCCTGCCGGAAGGACAGCGGAAGGGTAACGACAGTGTTGCCCGCCTCGTCCTTGATATCGACGTTGTTGCCGGACATTTGGAAATGTCCGTTGGTCAGTGTGGTGACGACGGTGTCGCCGACCAGCTGTGCCTGGTACCCGATCTCTGGGGTGGTTGCCGGCTCGGCGTGCGAGACGCCCGCGCCGACCGCGACAGCGGCCACGAGCGGGACGGCAACCGCAGTGATCTTGCGGAGTATCATCGGGTGTTCCAATCTAGATTCATCAGGTCGTGCCAGATTTAGCGAACGCTTCGCCCGTCGGGTTTTCTTCCCCCAGTTTCGAATTCCCCCGGTTCCAATTACCCAGTGGACATATGCCCAGCGGCCTTATGTCCAGTGCCCATGCGAAGCGTGATCTGATCCCAGCAACCAGCTGCTGCGGTGCTCAACTCTACCCCGATGTGAAACACCACTCACTCGATTTCGTGTGGGTCGTCCAGTTCGATCGAGTCCGAAAGTTGTTATAGCCGTTCGGTATACGTGCAGCGCGTCACTTCAGGACGTTGATCGCGCGGGCGATGACCAAGGCGGCGAGTACCAGTGATGTAGCGGATTGCAACATCATCGAGAGCTTGGCCCAGCGTGACATCGGCATCACATCGGTCGGGCTGAAGGCGGTCGCGTTGGTGAATGCCAGATACAGGTAATCGGTGAACTCCGGTTCCCAGTCCGGCCGGGTCAAATCGGGATTCTGCATCTGGGCGAACAGGAAGTCCGGCAATAGTTTCCTGGCATGCGCGCGGGCCGCCGGG
This region includes:
- a CDS encoding lipase family protein, which produces MRHSALIRVLAVAALLAFGSISPAHALPYPDDDPFYAAPADIGSYSNGAIVQARRIAMFGLPLPVSAWQVKYRSTDSSERPVAAVTTVLAPLLPWFGPGARPLLSYQIAEDSLGTRCAPSYGLGGGWDLGGINTYIDTPFIATALGRGWAVVTSDYEGPQSRFLDGVDSGRLVLDGIRAARALAPDGVNDASPIGAWGYSGGAFATLWAAQLQPRYAPDVRFAGITSGGVPADWTAIARGVDGTAQAGLAMLVLIATARNDTGNGVLELLNDRGRALVSNESGSCGGDLVAKYVNAHADDFARAPGLFANPVFKAATDIQELGAVAPRAPLYLYHSNSDDVIPVAGYTALVNRYCAAGADIAYRHSPFPGHNPAAVGEAPGAFGYLSDRFAGIPVPAGCRGD
- a CDS encoding cysteine hydrolase family protein → MRRGNGLEIPEELADVCAPHRLAVIVYDMQVGVLAQLEDTKQVVDNVVHLVESARRGGYPVIFLRHFFLPRRLSGVFALRMAMSWQQADSVDDLKPILLRDTPGFELIPELRPRGDEIVFDKTSMSAFEGTPLASTLRDLGIGAYAIAGVALEIGIAPTVTHSTDLGFIPIVVRDACDGRDAAAMARAYDDFAFQGNAIVTDTATITPLLNP
- a CDS encoding antitoxin; amino-acid sequence: MDFKSLANKALDLAQQNADKLDVVIEKAGDLVDKQTEGKFADKIETIEEAAKKALRAKD
- a CDS encoding ammonium transporter, with the protein product MILRKITAVAVPLVAAVAVGAGVSHAEPATTPEIGYQAQLVGDTVVTTLTNGHFQMSGNNVDIKDEAGNTVVTLPLSFRQDGLEFPLPHAVRDDGRVLELTAVKDYTQARPATAAPIASNAENQRAMNAFSSQFGIATAIGGFIGTAIGALVGLTGIVAGPGVIASVIAGAAVGGIIGTVIVGGPTLLIAGIDLIGTLAAPPGTTKWSEPSDRK